In the Terriglobales bacterium genome, one interval contains:
- a CDS encoding YCF48-related protein: MPIAILLLATQCFAQWAPQNSGTTSSLRGISVVDGKIAWASGTRGTYLRTTDGGETWTPAQVAGAETLDFRDVQAFDASTAYLLAAGPGEASRIFKTTDGGAHWTAQYANHDPKGFLDCMAFWDAQHGIVVGDPVGGRFTVLLTSDGGAMWTAVPERGMPAALDGEGAFAASGTCVAVAEKKYAWFVTGGGAVGRVFRTSDAGKTWTAVSTPFAAGKEGAGIFSVAFADTDRGVIVGGDYKSPTVANANAAWTSDGGKTWKLASEQPAGYRSAVAVVPNTQWPTMIAVGTTGSDYSIDGGRTWKHLAEGNFNAVAFAAPDAGYAVGPQGTIVRVAGSAPGGKRPSLK; the protein is encoded by the coding sequence GTGCCGATCGCAATCCTGCTGCTCGCAACGCAGTGCTTTGCCCAGTGGGCGCCGCAGAACAGCGGAACGACCAGCAGCCTGCGCGGGATTTCGGTTGTGGACGGCAAAATTGCGTGGGCGAGCGGCACGCGGGGCACGTATCTGCGGACGACCGACGGCGGCGAGACGTGGACGCCGGCGCAGGTGGCCGGCGCCGAGACGCTCGACTTTCGCGACGTGCAGGCCTTCGATGCGAGCACGGCGTACCTGCTGGCGGCCGGGCCGGGCGAGGCGTCACGCATCTTCAAGACCACCGATGGCGGCGCGCATTGGACCGCGCAATACGCGAATCACGATCCCAAGGGCTTTCTCGACTGCATGGCGTTCTGGGACGCGCAGCACGGCATCGTTGTCGGCGATCCGGTGGGCGGACGCTTCACGGTGCTGCTCACGTCTGACGGGGGCGCGATGTGGACCGCCGTGCCGGAGCGCGGCATGCCCGCGGCGCTCGACGGCGAAGGCGCCTTTGCGGCGAGCGGAACGTGCGTGGCCGTGGCGGAGAAAAAGTACGCCTGGTTCGTGACCGGCGGCGGGGCGGTGGGGCGCGTGTTTCGCACCAGCGACGCCGGCAAGACGTGGACGGCGGTGAGCACGCCGTTTGCCGCGGGGAAAGAGGGCGCGGGAATTTTCTCGGTTGCATTCGCCGACACCGACCGGGGTGTGATCGTCGGCGGCGACTACAAGAGTCCCACCGTCGCCAACGCAAACGCGGCCTGGACGAGCGACGGAGGCAAGACGTGGAAGCTGGCGTCGGAGCAGCCGGCCGGATACCGGTCGGCGGTGGCGGTGGTCCCGAACACGCAGTGGCCCACGATGATCGCGGTCGGAACGACCGGTTCCGACTATTCCATTGACGGCGGACGCACGTGGAAGCACCTGGCCGAGGGCAACTTCAACGCGGTTGCGTTCGCAGCGCCCGACGCGGGATACGCGGTCGGGCCGCAAGGAACGATCGTTCGCGTGGCAGGCAGCGCGCCGGGAGGGAAGCGGCCGTCGTTGAAGTAG
- a CDS encoding VWA domain-containing protein yields MRTAATLVLALLVCPALLAQDDLATFKAEVNLVLLDATVRDRQGRVMTDLGKDDFRLLEDGREQRIQYFSRDELPLAIALVLDVSGSMKPTFAQLRRSMVYALDRLRPTDRAVLFAFSRDTERLTGLTSNHDQLADAMESVSARGGTDILDALWAASVYLKQQAPKDRRAVILISDNIAPKRAEHGTKEVIETALEFETEVHSLCVCNMPLGYALRFTQPAFARVNVSKIVKATGGALTKTGSDQTLIEALGQTLTRLRQRYTLGYTPDKRKDARPGQFHRVEIRLSPQIGKPGDDYTVSARSGYYTPSTP; encoded by the coding sequence ATGCGGACCGCCGCCACCCTCGTCCTTGCGCTGCTGGTTTGCCCGGCCCTGCTCGCCCAGGACGACCTCGCCACCTTCAAGGCCGAGGTCAACCTCGTGCTGCTCGACGCCACCGTCCGCGACCGCCAGGGCCGCGTCATGACCGACCTGGGGAAAGACGACTTCCGCCTGCTGGAAGACGGACGCGAGCAGCGCATTCAGTACTTCTCGCGCGACGAGCTGCCGCTGGCCATCGCGCTCGTGCTCGACGTGAGCGGCAGCATGAAGCCAACCTTCGCGCAACTGCGGCGCTCGATGGTTTACGCCCTCGACCGCCTGCGTCCCACCGACCGCGCCGTGCTCTTCGCCTTCAGCCGCGACACCGAACGCCTCACCGGCCTCACCAGCAACCACGACCAGCTCGCCGACGCCATGGAATCGGTGAGCGCGCGCGGCGGCACCGACATCCTCGACGCGCTCTGGGCCGCCAGCGTCTACCTGAAGCAGCAGGCCCCGAAAGACCGCCGCGCCGTCATCCTCATCTCCGACAACATCGCCCCCAAGCGCGCCGAGCATGGCACGAAGGAAGTCATCGAGACCGCGCTCGAGTTCGAAACCGAAGTCCACAGCCTGTGCGTGTGCAACATGCCGCTCGGCTACGCGCTCCGCTTTACCCAGCCGGCATTCGCGCGCGTGAACGTTAGCAAAATCGTGAAGGCAACCGGCGGCGCTCTCACCAAGACTGGCTCCGACCAAACCCTCATCGAAGCCCTCGGCCAGACGCTGACCCGTCTGCGCCAGCGCTACACGCTGGGCTATACGCCCGACAAACGCAAAGACGCCAGGCCCGGCCAGTTCCACCGCGTCGAAATCCGCCTCTCACCCCAGATCGGCAAGCCTGGCGACGACTACACCGTCTCCGCACGCTCGGGCTACTACACGCCGTCGACTCCCTGA
- a CDS encoding S9 family peptidase, whose translation MLRRSAAIAVLTLITLTALIAQTPARRAITEKDIFAFQWIGDPQPSPDGQRVAFVKVTVNEKRDGYDTAIYTVSTRGNAAPERLTGGRHDSAPRWSPDGTRLAFLRFEEKDGKPQPPQLYLLSIAGGGEAVQLTHMPKGAGAPNWSPDGKHIAFTSTTLPEEFARSERERKMKEAEIRAGPAAKPEDEKARTEKKEETETSGEGARASFNPGHESDVRVITRAVYRMNGAGYLDPSHPTHIWMLDTPAPGGPEPTPRQLTSGKFDESDITWSNDSALVYYTTTRIEEQYYELPQSDVYAVALAGGEPRKIAALDFDAGGLSLSPDGKRLALRGDARHVPVQSYTQPDLWVLDIASGGPPRNLTEKYDYDVGAGLTGDQSAPRAAGNSRPIWTADGRAIIDVVSKEGRANLVQFDASTGAPTEYTRGNHAVMSFRALSSASGPAGLLLSISTPTNIADLYSLSGPGGEMRRLTSINAGLFSQLNLTEPEEIWYPSFDGKRIQAWVQKPPDFDPAKKYPLILNIHGGPHAAYGFVFDHEFQWMAAKGYVVLYPNPRGSTSYGQEFGNIIQYHYPGDDSRDLLLGVDELIRRGYVDAKKLGVTGGSGGGVLTNWIVTHSDRFAAAVSQRDISDWASWWYTADFTLFHENWFKAPPFEDPADYAARSAITFVKNIRTPMMFILGEADYRTPPTSGGEQLFRALKYLKRPTIMIRFPGESHELSRSGQPWHRVERLQHIVGWMDKYLQGKRIPQYDSVAEQQPAGVPKPAEQPEKRK comes from the coding sequence ATGCTGCGTCGTTCCGCCGCGATCGCGGTTCTAACCCTGATCACCCTGACCGCGCTCATCGCGCAAACGCCCGCCCGCCGTGCCATCACCGAAAAAGACATCTTCGCCTTCCAGTGGATTGGCGATCCGCAACCCTCGCCCGACGGACAGCGCGTGGCCTTCGTCAAGGTCACCGTGAACGAGAAGCGCGACGGCTACGACACGGCCATCTACACCGTCTCCACGCGCGGCAACGCGGCTCCCGAGCGGCTGACCGGCGGCCGGCACGATTCCGCCCCGCGCTGGTCGCCTGACGGAACGCGGCTGGCATTCCTCCGCTTTGAAGAAAAGGACGGCAAGCCGCAGCCGCCGCAGCTCTATCTTCTCTCGATTGCTGGCGGCGGCGAGGCCGTGCAGCTCACCCACATGCCGAAAGGCGCGGGCGCGCCCAACTGGTCACCCGACGGCAAGCACATCGCCTTCACCAGCACGACATTGCCCGAGGAGTTCGCCAGGTCCGAGCGCGAGCGCAAGATGAAAGAAGCGGAGATCAGGGCCGGGCCGGCAGCGAAACCGGAGGACGAGAAGGCCCGCACCGAGAAGAAGGAAGAAACCGAAACCAGCGGCGAAGGCGCCAGGGCCAGCTTCAATCCCGGACACGAGAGCGACGTCCGCGTCATCACCCGCGCCGTTTACCGCATGAACGGCGCCGGCTATCTCGATCCCTCGCATCCCACGCACATCTGGATGCTCGACACGCCCGCTCCCGGCGGCCCCGAGCCCACGCCGCGCCAGCTCACCTCCGGCAAGTTCGACGAAAGCGACATTACCTGGTCCAACGACAGCGCCCTCGTCTATTACACGACCACGCGAATCGAAGAACAGTACTACGAGCTGCCGCAGAGCGACGTGTACGCCGTCGCGCTTGCGGGCGGCGAGCCGCGCAAAATCGCCGCCCTTGACTTCGACGCCGGCGGACTCTCGCTCAGCCCCGACGGCAAGCGCCTGGCCCTGCGCGGCGACGCGCGCCACGTGCCGGTGCAGTCCTACACGCAGCCTGACTTGTGGGTGCTCGACATCGCCTCCGGCGGCCCGCCGCGCAACTTGACCGAAAAGTACGACTACGACGTCGGCGCCGGTCTCACCGGCGACCAGTCCGCCCCGCGCGCCGCCGGCAACTCGCGACCCATCTGGACCGCGGACGGCCGCGCCATCATTGACGTGGTCTCCAAGGAAGGCCGCGCCAACCTCGTCCAGTTCGACGCGTCCACCGGCGCGCCCACCGAGTACACGCGCGGCAACCACGCCGTGATGAGCTTCCGCGCCCTCTCGTCCGCGAGCGGCCCGGCCGGCTTGCTGCTCAGCATCTCCACCCCCACCAACATCGCCGATCTTTATTCGTTGAGCGGCCCGGGCGGCGAAATGCGCCGCCTCACCAGCATCAACGCCGGCCTGTTCAGCCAGCTCAATCTCACCGAGCCGGAAGAAATCTGGTATCCGAGCTTCGACGGCAAGCGCATTCAGGCCTGGGTGCAGAAGCCGCCCGACTTCGACCCCGCGAAGAAGTACCCGCTCATCCTCAACATCCACGGCGGCCCGCACGCCGCTTACGGCTTCGTCTTCGACCACGAATTCCAGTGGATGGCGGCCAAGGGCTACGTCGTGCTCTATCCCAACCCGCGCGGGTCAACCAGCTACGGACAGGAGTTCGGCAACATCATTCAGTACCACTACCCGGGCGATGACTCCCGCGACCTGCTGCTCGGCGTGGATGAACTCATCCGGCGCGGCTATGTCGACGCGAAGAAACTCGGCGTCACCGGCGGCTCCGGGGGCGGCGTGCTCACCAACTGGATCGTGACGCACAGCGATCGTTTCGCCGCCGCGGTCTCCCAGCGCGACATCAGCGACTGGGCCTCGTGGTGGTACACCGCCGATTTCACGCTTTTCCACGAAAACTGGTTCAAGGCGCCGCCGTTCGAAGATCCGGCCGACTACGCGGCACGCTCCGCCATCACCTTCGTCAAGAACATCCGCACTCCGATGATGTTCATCCTGGGCGAGGCCGACTACCGCACGCCTCCCACCTCGGGCGGCGAGCAGCTCTTCCGCGCGCTCAAGTACCTGAAACGCCCCACCATCATGATCCGTTTCCCCGGCGAGTCACACGAACTCTCCCGCAGCGGCCAGCCCTGGCACCGGGTGGAGCGCCTGCAACACATCGTGGGATGGATGGACAAGTACCTTCAGGGAAAGCGCATCCCGCAGTACGACAGCGTGGCTGAGCAGCAACCGGCCGGCGTGCCAAAACCTGCCGAGCAGCCGGAAAAACGGAAGTAG
- the msrA gene encoding peptide-methionine (S)-S-oxide reductase MsrA, with amino-acid sequence MEKATFGAGCFWGVEAAFREVPGVIDAVSGYMGGKTENPSYQEVCTDTTGHAEVVEVTFDPKKVSYEQLLDRFWQIHDPTQLNRQGPDFGKQYRSVIFYYSPEQEAAAKASKEALDKSGRFRKPIVTQIAPASPFWRAEEYHQKYFEKHGRVCHF; translated from the coding sequence ATGGAAAAGGCCACGTTTGGCGCGGGCTGCTTCTGGGGTGTTGAGGCGGCGTTCCGCGAGGTCCCGGGGGTGATTGATGCCGTTTCGGGCTACATGGGCGGGAAGACAGAGAACCCCAGTTACCAGGAAGTTTGTACCGACACGACCGGGCACGCCGAGGTGGTGGAAGTCACGTTCGATCCCAAGAAGGTGAGCTACGAGCAGTTGCTCGACCGATTCTGGCAGATTCACGACCCGACGCAGCTCAACCGGCAGGGTCCGGATTTCGGCAAGCAGTATCGCAGCGTCATCTTCTATTATTCGCCGGAGCAGGAGGCGGCGGCGAAGGCGAGCAAGGAGGCGCTGGATAAGTCAGGGCGTTTCCGCAAGCCGATCGTGACGCAGATCGCGCCGGCTTCGCCGTTCTGGCGGGCGGAGGAGTATCACCAGAAGTATTTCGAGAAGCACGGCAGGGTGTGCCACTTCTAA